The genomic segment GGCGCTGTCTCGTATCTCACGCGCGTTATGATcccggtgacgcgcgtcatgatcccggCGACGCGCGTCAAGATCCCGGCcacgcgcgtcatgatcccggTCACGAGCGTCATGATCTCGGTcacgcgcgtcatgatcccggTCACGCGCGCCACGATCACGGTCACGCGCGCCATGATTACGGTCACGCGCGTCGCGATCACGGTGATGCGCGTCGCGatcacggtgacgcgcgtcatgctcacggtgacgcgcgtcatgatcacggtgacgcgcgtcatgatcacggtGCCGCGCGTCATGATCACGGCGACGCGTGTCCCCTTGGAAGCGGCCATGGCCGCCGCAACAATGATCGTGATCATGAGGCCAACCTCGAGTCACTTCAGCATATGTTAGGTGCTGAAAACGGCCGGAAAATTGTGTGTTTTGGCCGTAATGGCGGTCGTTATGATGCGGGGATCGGGAACGCGGAACCATCTCGCGCTGCTGGCACTGTTTCCGTCCGCGCGGACGGACCTGGTGCCATTCCTCGTCCTCCCACGCcgtcattttttggaaaatgcgttATTTTGGTGATTAGAATAAGGTGGGTAGGCTAAAATTATATTAGGGACTAAGGTAAGTAGGGTGAAATGGAAATTAAAATTGTAtgggaaataatatatatatatataaagtgaaaCAAGAGAAAACCGGCGAGCTTCCGCCCGCTGTGTGGCGCACTTCCGCCCGGACCGGATGTCTCAAGATGGCCGAGAATGCGAAGCACTCtcgacaaaaaaacaaattaacaaacaACTAAGGGCGGTTCTGCGAAGAACGATAAAAAATCCCCAAGGAAAGGGGTTGAACTAACTAGCTAAGAAACTTAGGCTTGTAAAACTGAACGTAAGTAAGCGAATTGTCAACGGACTTTTCGCCTCgtgggagaccagctcgccacGGCACCAAATTAAAGGGAAAGAGGGAAAATGGGAGAAAAGGAGGTAAAATAGTGTAAATTTGTGATAAATGCAAGTCTTGTTTCGCAACGTTTCGGTACTCTCTGTACCTTCTTCAGGCGTAAGACTTGTCTAACTGAATGAGTGTGAAAATCGGCTTGTTCGTGCAATTTCGTGAGCTGTTGCTCCTCTGGTGGTTAGATGGCAAGTGAGGCCATTGGCTGCGAGAGGTGGGGTGGAGTCATGGCTGGCAGAAAATAAGGAATTATTTTTGCAAAGCAAAAACTCTCCACTGATAAACCACGTGACTGCAGGAATGTGTGGCCCCAAGCACAATTAACCCCTATAGAATTGCTTATAATAGTGAATTAAAATaaagatcaataataaaatataataaaaaaaattatatatatatatatatatatatatatatatatatgtacaattatgtccacatatacagatatatactatactatatataaaaaaaggttagaaaaattCACTATTAGTTGCACAGTGAACCAAGCCGTGGACCAAGGTAAGTATGGCTCCTTTATGGAGTCCGAACAGGTCCAACAATGTTTTTAGGAAGTTTTTCaggttttttaatgtgtttttgtgaatttttgaggttttttgtgattttttaagatgttttttgtatttttttgcaggTCCTCGTAGGAGTGCTGGGACATCCGGGGCCCCCCCAGCGCCGGAATGTCCGAATACCCAGGTAAGTAGCTGTACAATGCAGGTAAGTAGGGTAAGTGGGAATAAtatgatgttgtttttgttgtttgtgtgtacacaaatggcccaggtgggcccacAAGGCAGAGCGCGAGCCGTGAGTGGACCAGAGGCACAggcgggttagggttggggttggggttagggttagggttagggttagggttaggtttagagttagggttagggttaggcataaagaaaaagagttggttagggttaggcatagagaaagagagttggttagggttagggctaagggtgggggtggggcgatagaaaagagcgaaaaaaaagaataagaaggGTGTGCACGGTCCGTCTATGGCCCAGCGGGCTCGCACTCATGTCTCATTGAGCCCCCCCGGGTGTCTAGTACCCAGTCTGTGGATCCAGAGGCCTTCCGCCCGCCTCCGTTGGGCGGCACTCCATCTGGAGTTGGCTTGGACCACACACGCCCGGACAGAAGCCCACCCGTGCCGGATAAAGTGTTGGACAAGGTAGGTGGTGGTGTTCTTCTGCCGGACAATGTTATATTTATGTTGGTGGAAACGGGTGGCGATGGTGTTACCCGTTTCACCAACATACATAGCACGGCAACGCTGGCAGAGGATAACATACACGCAATTTTTGACCTGCCCGTCTCCTCTGCACAGCGGCCGGAAGACCTTACCGCTGTGGCGATTGACCAGCCAAGGGATGTTCCGCAAGGGAGCGCTGCTCCGGGCCGAGGGCGGATCTCCGGTGGAACTGATCCGAGCCCTGACAAGCAGATCACCCAGGCTGGGATTTTTGCGGTAGGCCGAGACCAGATAATAGTCCTTCAGTTTGCCGCTTTTCTCCACAAAGGTACAAAAGTTACCCTTGACCCTTCTGGAAACCTGTACCGCCGCAGGCGAGAAGGTTGTAATGAGGGGGATCATGTGTTTACCAGGGGGAGGCTTCTTCTGGTCCAGGAAGCACCTGAACTGTCTCCTGAGGAAGGATCTGGAATACCCTCTCTTCCTCAGGGCCGTGAACAGGGCTCCCATGGCCGTTACAAAGTCCTCCCGCCTGGTGCAGATCCGGTGGAACCTCAGCAGCTGGGACTTCACCAATCCCGCGTAGGTGTGTCGGGGGTGGAAGCTGGTTTTGTGGAGGAGGGCATGGGTATCCGTCTCTTTAAAAAACACCTTAATGTCCAAATGGTGAGTGGAGGTGAAATCCGGACCCTTGAAGGTGGTAGTGTCCAGGAAGTCCACTGACGTGGGGCTGGTGGTGGACTTAATGGTGATACTGGGGTTGTGGGTA from the Entelurus aequoreus isolate RoL-2023_Sb linkage group LG20, RoL_Eaeq_v1.1, whole genome shotgun sequence genome contains:
- the LOC133635740 gene encoding uncharacterized protein LOC133635740, coding for MITVPRVMITATRVPLEAAMAAATMIVIMRPTSSHFSICPRRSAGTSGAPPAPECPNTQVGPQGRARAVSGPEAQAGCARSVYGPAGSHSCLIEPPRVSSTQSVDPEAFRPPPLGGTPSGVGLDHTRPDRSPPVPDKVLDKRPEDLTAVAIDQPRDVPQGSAAPGRGRISGGTDPSPDKQITQAGIFAVGRDQIIVLQFAAFLHKGTKVTLDPSGNLYRRRREGCNEGDHVFTRGRLLLVQEAPELSPEEGSGIPSLPQGREQGSHGRYKVLPPGADPVEPQQLGLHQSRVGVSGVEAGFVEEGMGIRLFKKHLNVQMVSGGEIRTLEGGSVQEVH